In Bradyrhizobium guangxiense, the following are encoded in one genomic region:
- a CDS encoding BufA1 family periplasmic bufferin-type metallophore → MSAKHAVTSLVLAGAVSTALATLAAAGPLTKAEAEAAVAAKKEKCFGVALKGQNDCAAGPGTTCQGTSTVDFQGNAWKFVQGGTCTSIELPGGKKGSLKPV, encoded by the coding sequence ATGTCTGCCAAACATGCCGTTACCTCGCTCGTCCTCGCCGGCGCCGTATCGACCGCGCTGGCGACTCTCGCCGCCGCCGGCCCGCTGACCAAGGCCGAGGCCGAGGCTGCTGTCGCCGCCAAGAAGGAGAAGTGCTTCGGCGTCGCGCTGAAGGGCCAGAACGATTGCGCAGCGGGACCGGGCACGACCTGCCAGGGCACCTCGACCGTCGACTTCCAGGGCAACGCCTGGAAATTCGTGCAGGGCGGCACCTGCACCAGCATCGAGCTGCCGGGCGGCAAGAAGGGCTCGCTCAAGCCGGTCTGA
- a CDS encoding adenylate/guanylate cyclase domain-containing protein, whose product MKVAPERRLHAIARMTVSIRLAVSALVLAAILLTAALSSLLWWRTAEAPSRQLASTINEQIVAAVRKEVSAIVDEARAAHTAIRTLFLQNVLDTREADKREFVFLSQLQSQATISWVAFGWPDGSFFAAHKLGDRRLEMMEISLTDHPGQRRVDEYDVVPGDIEFANRRFEPTSFRVADQAWFKAGLPADEPQWFRVMDHATGERPSIAFAGPIDVYQERQGVLAVIIEYTRLARFLSQLEVGRTGTAFIVDGSGELVAAPDSDADELHPARGDTTLLPLARAALDKADEAGRKEAWRSRLTSGGAAYEVALTPLPFPGWSLATVIPEAEFLGPVETTLRRLILGLAIGAVLAALASAMLARSVIAAPLSRVVGELRHVEAFALEQVRRHPSRLKEIASLSGAIAEMAAGLSAFRKFIPADLVRGLLRQGVEARPGGNVQELSVMFIDIAGFTGLSERLGDRVVPLLSRYLDVTSEIIVANGGTIDKFIGDAVMAFWGAPQPQDDHAARCCRAALACRRAVEESGLVDDLGQPLQIRIGINSGRMLVGNIGSELRLNYTVIGDAVNVASRLEGANKSYGTQILIGETTERLARGAVITREIDSIAVYGREEGLSVHELIGMADGDAVGGEAMGWIADYARGLARYRARRFADALADFEAVLNWCGHDRPAELMRDRCRQLAAAAPDVAWRPVAALATK is encoded by the coding sequence ATGAAGGTTGCTCCCGAACGACGGCTTCATGCGATTGCAAGGATGACGGTCAGCATCCGCCTCGCGGTGTCCGCGCTGGTCCTGGCGGCGATCCTGCTGACGGCTGCGCTCTCCAGCCTGCTCTGGTGGCGCACCGCGGAGGCGCCCAGCCGGCAGCTCGCCTCGACCATTAACGAGCAGATCGTGGCGGCAGTGCGCAAGGAGGTCTCGGCTATCGTCGACGAAGCGCGCGCCGCGCATACCGCGATCCGCACGCTGTTCCTCCAGAATGTGCTCGACACCCGCGAGGCCGACAAGCGCGAGTTCGTCTTTCTCTCGCAACTGCAGTCGCAGGCGACCATCTCCTGGGTCGCCTTCGGCTGGCCCGACGGCTCCTTCTTCGCCGCGCACAAGCTCGGCGACCGTCGCCTCGAGATGATGGAGATTTCGCTGACGGATCATCCAGGCCAGCGCCGCGTCGATGAATATGACGTAGTGCCCGGCGACATCGAATTCGCCAATCGCCGCTTCGAGCCGACCTCGTTCCGCGTCGCCGACCAGGCCTGGTTCAAGGCCGGGCTGCCCGCGGACGAGCCGCAATGGTTCAGGGTGATGGACCACGCGACCGGCGAGCGGCCGTCGATCGCCTTTGCGGGGCCGATCGACGTCTACCAGGAACGGCAAGGCGTCTTGGCCGTCATCATCGAATACACGAGGCTCGCGCGCTTCCTCTCGCAGCTCGAGGTCGGGCGCACCGGCACCGCTTTCATCGTCGATGGCAGCGGCGAGCTCGTGGCGGCGCCGGACAGCGATGCCGACGAGCTCCATCCGGCGCGCGGCGACACGACGCTGCTGCCGCTGGCGCGCGCAGCACTCGACAAGGCGGACGAGGCCGGCCGCAAGGAGGCCTGGCGAAGCCGGCTGACGTCTGGCGGTGCGGCCTATGAGGTGGCGCTGACGCCGCTGCCGTTTCCGGGCTGGTCGCTCGCGACCGTGATTCCCGAGGCCGAGTTTCTCGGGCCGGTGGAGACGACGCTGCGGCGCTTGATCCTCGGACTTGCCATTGGCGCCGTGCTCGCCGCGCTGGCCTCGGCGATGCTGGCGCGGTCGGTCATCGCTGCGCCGCTGTCGCGCGTCGTCGGCGAGCTTCGTCATGTCGAAGCCTTCGCGCTGGAGCAGGTCCGCCGCCATCCGTCGCGGCTCAAGGAGATCGCGAGCCTGTCCGGTGCGATCGCCGAGATGGCGGCCGGCTTGTCCGCATTCCGCAAGTTCATCCCGGCCGATCTCGTGCGCGGCCTGCTGCGTCAGGGCGTCGAGGCAAGGCCCGGCGGCAATGTCCAGGAGCTCAGCGTAATGTTCATCGACATTGCCGGCTTCACCGGACTGTCCGAGCGGCTCGGAGATCGCGTGGTGCCGCTGCTCTCGCGCTACCTCGACGTCACCTCGGAGATCATCGTCGCCAATGGCGGCACCATCGACAAGTTCATCGGCGACGCCGTGATGGCATTCTGGGGCGCGCCGCAGCCGCAGGACGATCATGCCGCGCGCTGCTGCCGCGCCGCACTCGCCTGTCGCAGGGCCGTGGAAGAGTCCGGCCTGGTCGACGATCTCGGCCAGCCGCTTCAGATCCGGATCGGCATCAATTCGGGCCGCATGCTGGTCGGCAATATCGGCTCGGAGCTGCGGCTGAACTACACCGTGATCGGCGATGCCGTGAACGTCGCCAGCCGGCTCGAAGGCGCCAACAAATCCTACGGCACGCAGATCCTGATCGGCGAGACGACCGAGCGCCTGGCGCGCGGCGCCGTCATCACGCGCGAGATCGACAGCATCGCGGTCTACGGACGGGAAGAAGGGCTTTCCGTCCACGAACTGATCGGGATGGCGGACGGAGACGCCGTCGGCGGCGAGGCGATGGGCTGGATCGCGGACTACGCGCGCGGTCTTGCCCGCTATCGCGCGCGGCGGTTCGCCGATGCGCTGGCCGATTTCGAGGCCGTGTTGAATTGGTGCGGCCACGATCGTCCCGCCGAGCTGATGCGCGACCGCTGCCGGCAGCTCGCCGCAGCCGCGCCCGACGTCGCCTGGCGACCCGTGGCGGCCCTGGCGACGAAATAG
- a CDS encoding DUF2087 domain-containing protein: MARTPIAFVAGDISALAKSVRAQLLERTSPPSHVELLNILARAAGHKNYQHFRAGAVGKSVDALGMPAPRKDAVDLKRVQRAARHFDVYGRLLRWPPRHNLQQLSLWVLWAGFPPRRSLAEAQVKALLNSQHAFADDALLRRALCDHGLVSRTADGREYRRIERQPPTEAAALLRQLKASAAERPEAAA; encoded by the coding sequence ATGGCCAGAACTCCCATTGCCTTTGTTGCGGGCGACATCTCCGCGCTCGCGAAATCCGTGCGCGCCCAGCTTCTGGAGCGGACGTCGCCACCGAGCCACGTCGAACTGCTCAATATTCTTGCGCGTGCGGCGGGACACAAAAACTATCAGCATTTCCGCGCTGGTGCGGTCGGCAAGTCCGTGGATGCTCTCGGCATGCCGGCGCCACGAAAAGATGCGGTTGATCTGAAGCGCGTGCAACGCGCGGCGCGTCATTTCGACGTGTATGGCAGGCTGCTTCGTTGGCCGCCCCGCCACAATTTGCAGCAGCTCAGCCTCTGGGTGTTGTGGGCCGGCTTCCCGCCGCGACGCAGTCTCGCCGAGGCGCAGGTCAAGGCGCTGTTGAACAGTCAGCACGCTTTCGCCGACGATGCCTTGCTCCGCCGCGCGCTGTGCGATCACGGCCTGGTCTCCCGCACGGCTGATGGGAGAGAGTATCGCAGGATCGAGCGGCAGCCGCCGACGGAGGCGGCCGCGCTTCTGCGACAGCTCAAGGCCAGCGCAGCCGAACGACCGGAAGCTGCGGCATGA
- a CDS encoding alpha/beta fold hydrolase → MTANLDALPLAGPAPVSVQTSRGAVQCAIAGEGPTILAIHGGMGGYDQSWLLARALATTLGDKRGVAVSRPGYLGSRLAVGASPDEQADVHAALLDALGIASVAVVAVSAGGPSALQFAARHPSRCRSLVLVSACTGRLQTPPEIAARLRMMRHLARLPGLPRVLKWQAERNPQAGARRAIPDDAMRERTLRHPAAGPLLRALQSSAFEHLSARLPGTVNDIAQFAALEQLPAGSISAPTLVVHGRADNVVPFSHAENVCRAIPQAKLLALADGGHVSLFTHLDVVREQAAPFLNARERAPLHPHRIEDRNEGNIAQI, encoded by the coding sequence ATGACTGCAAATCTGGACGCATTGCCGCTCGCCGGCCCCGCTCCGGTCTCGGTGCAGACCTCCCGCGGGGCAGTCCAATGCGCAATCGCCGGCGAGGGGCCCACCATCCTGGCCATCCATGGCGGCATGGGTGGCTACGACCAGTCATGGCTGCTGGCGCGCGCCCTCGCCACGACGCTCGGAGACAAGCGGGGGGTGGCCGTGTCCCGCCCGGGCTATCTCGGCTCGCGTCTCGCGGTTGGCGCATCGCCCGACGAACAGGCTGATGTCCATGCGGCGCTGCTCGACGCGCTCGGGATTGCGAGCGTGGCGGTTGTCGCGGTGTCCGCCGGTGGTCCCTCGGCGCTGCAATTTGCCGCTCGGCACCCCTCGCGCTGCCGCTCGCTCGTGCTGGTATCGGCCTGCACGGGACGGCTGCAAACGCCACCCGAGATCGCCGCGCGCCTTCGCATGATGCGCCACCTTGCGCGCCTTCCCGGTCTGCCTCGCGTCCTGAAGTGGCAGGCCGAACGGAATCCGCAAGCCGGTGCGCGCCGCGCCATTCCCGATGATGCCATGCGCGAACGAACATTGCGCCATCCGGCGGCCGGTCCGCTCTTGCGCGCACTGCAATCGAGCGCGTTCGAGCATCTGTCCGCCCGCCTTCCCGGGACCGTCAACGACATCGCGCAGTTTGCCGCGCTGGAACAATTGCCGGCGGGATCGATCTCGGCGCCGACGCTCGTCGTGCACGGCCGCGCCGACAATGTCGTGCCGTTCTCGCACGCCGAGAACGTCTGCCGGGCCATTCCGCAGGCGAAGCTGCTGGCGCTTGCCGACGGCGGCCACGTCTCGCTGTTCACGCATCTGGACGTGGTGCGCGAGCAGGCCGCGCCGTTCTTGAACGCGCGCGAACGCGCTCCGCTGCACCCGCATCGCATCGAGGATCGTAATGAAGGCAACATTGCTCAAATCTGA
- a CDS encoding HutD/Ves family protein: MKATLLKSEDYTRSPWKNGGGIFTDIADAHRADAPSKDWNSLLWRFASTPIVAPGPFSYMPGIDRLQMVVGGRGLVLKSPTQEFDEREPFTTVRFTGELEIVTELEAGPVEGVNLMARRDAAEIDLLALREPGDRWLAAGTHLVYAPRGDGRVRLGDEDFAIPAKGTLKVELTEPSQLVLVSGPVVLGSIRLLG; encoded by the coding sequence ATGAAGGCAACATTGCTCAAATCTGAAGACTATACCCGCTCGCCGTGGAAGAACGGCGGCGGCATCTTCACCGATATCGCCGACGCTCATCGGGCCGATGCGCCGTCGAAGGATTGGAACAGCCTGCTGTGGCGCTTCGCCTCTACGCCGATCGTGGCGCCTGGCCCGTTCTCCTACATGCCCGGCATCGATCGCCTGCAGATGGTCGTCGGTGGGCGGGGATTGGTGTTGAAGTCGCCCACGCAGGAGTTCGACGAACGTGAACCTTTTACGACGGTGCGCTTCACCGGCGAGCTCGAGATCGTGACTGAGCTCGAGGCGGGGCCCGTGGAGGGCGTCAACTTGATGGCGCGGCGCGATGCCGCGGAGATCGATCTCCTCGCGCTTCGGGAGCCCGGCGACAGGTGGCTCGCCGCCGGCACGCACCTGGTTTACGCACCGCGCGGCGATGGCCGCGTTAGGCTCGGCGATGAGGATTTTGCCATTCCTGCGAAAGGCACGCTGAAGGTCGAATTGACCGAGCCCTCGCAGCTCGTGCTCGTGTCCGGCCCGGTGGTGCTGGGCTCGATCCGGCTCCTCGGCTAG